Genomic segment of Paenibacillus sp. FSL R5-0912:
ATCCGCAAAATATTCGAATATGCCAAAGCAACACCTTGCGTCCTTTTCCTCGATGAATTTGATGCGATTGCCAGAACACGGGAGAGCAATGATGAGGTCAAAGAGATGGCACGCGCAGTAAATACCCTGCTGCAATGTCTGGATGACTTCGGCGACAGCAGTATTTTTGTAGCGGCAACGAATTTGGAGAATGAACTGGACCGGGCGATCTGGAGAAGATTTGATACGAAAATGACCTATTCCCTGCCGGATGAATCCAGCAGACGTCAATATATTGAACAATTGATTAACGGATTTGATGGTGAAGCAGGGTTGACGGAAGAGGTATGTGGGCGCCTTGCCGGATGCAGCTTTGCAGATATTGAACAGATTGTGCTGAAAGCCAAACGGAAGGCAATTATAGAGCATAGCCCCTTAACACGAGAGCACATTGTGCTGTCCTATGAGGAATACAGTCCGTCCTTATAAAAAGATAGCGTGTAATTTGAACGTCCCGGATGATGCTTGTGCAGATCATCGGGACGTTTTGATTTGTGAGCGAGAAGGTTGAATGATGGTTCCCAGATTAACCGGAGCAGCAGTGATTGTAGATTCTGACGGTACAATATTATTAGTGAAGCATAGCTTCGGCAAAAACAACGGGGAAATCTGTGAATTTATTCAGAATGTAGATTGCAGGACCCGTACATAATTAGATTTGAATGAAGAGGATCCTGATAGGCGTTAAGCCTTTTGGGCTCTTCTTTTTATTATCCCAGGGTCGGTAATGATTAGTAAGCGGCAGTTACAGGTAATAAGTCTAGAGGCTGTTGATTCCAGCCGGATCTGTGAAGTATGCTAACTACTATACCAAACCGACAGGATGAGGACTTATGAAAAAAGCAATAATAACCACAC
This window contains:
- a CDS encoding AAA family ATPase, which gives rise to MNKNSSNQRLPRAKGIDMGTYFTPKECARKVKQLVLPQMNRKIVEEFITILGMRPTFEEHNVPIPNKVVMYGPPGTGKTLTAFYLAQMLELPLILVRLDAVIHSHLGETGSNIRKIFEYAKATPCVLFLDEFDAIARTRESNDEVKEMARAVNTLLQCLDDFGDSSIFVAATNLENELDRAIWRRFDTKMTYSLPDESSRRQYIEQLINGFDGEAGLTEEVCGRLAGCSFADIEQIVLKAKRKAIIEHSPLTREHIVLSYEEYSPSL